From a region of the Bdellovibrio bacteriovorus genome:
- a CDS encoding dolichyl-phosphate beta-glucosyltransferase: MKSKISIVIPAYNEEQRLPKTLQALKSFVAEENPDWVITEVLVVDDGSTDQTATVAQNDREGFPLVRLISLSPNQGKGAAVHAGFKEATGDYILVADADMATPWEELFKLFPSTVKSDMVMGSRGLVHSHIERRQHWIRQNMGKTFNKILKLLVGLPYQDTQCGFKLLRNDEVFRSEILPRLQVTRFAWDVELIVLLLRRNKIVTEVPIRWRHQDHSHVHIIRDSLEMLWTVIKLKLRLR, translated from the coding sequence TTGAAATCAAAGATCTCTATAGTTATTCCCGCGTACAATGAAGAGCAGCGCTTGCCTAAAACTTTGCAAGCGTTGAAGTCATTTGTCGCCGAAGAAAATCCCGATTGGGTGATCACGGAAGTTCTGGTTGTCGATGATGGATCAACGGATCAAACAGCAACAGTCGCGCAGAATGATCGTGAAGGATTTCCCCTGGTGCGCTTGATATCGTTGTCTCCCAATCAAGGAAAAGGTGCGGCTGTTCATGCAGGCTTTAAAGAGGCTACGGGCGATTATATCTTGGTGGCCGACGCCGACATGGCGACTCCGTGGGAGGAACTCTTTAAACTTTTTCCGTCGACGGTAAAATCAGACATGGTCATGGGGTCGCGAGGCCTCGTGCATAGTCATATAGAAAGACGTCAGCACTGGATTCGCCAGAACATGGGAAAGACATTTAATAAGATATTAAAGCTTCTGGTCGGACTTCCTTATCAGGATACGCAATGTGGTTTTAAACTTTTGCGCAATGATGAGGTGTTTCGCTCTGAAATCTTGCCGCGCTTGCAAGTGACAAGGTTTGCGTGGGATGTGGAGCTGATAGTTCTTCTCTTAAGAAGAAATAAAATCGTGACGGAAGTGCCGATTCGTTGGCGTCATCAAGATCACTCGCACGTGCACATTATTCGCGACAGTTTAGAAATGTTGTGGACGGTGATTAAACTGAAACTGCGCCTTCGCTGA